The Halorhodospira halophila genomic interval AGTTGGAGACCATTGTCGGACGTAATGGCTAACCACCCTTGTGTGAGTGACGAAGATCGTTATAATACCACCCTCGTTGCTGACGGTTGAGCCGTACAGGACGAGACAGCGCTCCCATCGTCTAGCGGTTAGGACGCCGCCCTCTCAAGGCGGAAACAGGGGTTCGAATCCCCTTGGGAGCGCCACCTTACTCCTCTCTTCTTGAGCCGCGCAGCGGCCTCCCGGGTCCGCGCGCCTGCTGCCGGGAATCCCGACGTGAGCAAGACCGCCCTTGACGCCCCCAGCCGAGTCCTACGCGGCGGCCGTGTCTTCTCCGCCTTCGGCCTGCGAATCGGGGCACTCCTCTACGACCTGCTGCTCGTCGTCTCGATCATCTTCCTCGGCAGTGCGGTCTTCCTGCCGGTTTCGGGGGGTGAGGCGCCGGCGCCGGGCACTTGGCTGTCGGTCGCCTATCAGGTCTATCTGCTGGCGCTGGTCTATCTCTTCTTCGTGCTCTTCTGGACCCGTGGCGGCCGGACGCTGGGAATGCTGGCGTGGCGGCTGCGGGTGGTGAACGCCGAGGGGGTGCCGCCGACGCTGGGTCAGGCGAGCGCGCGTTTTGTGGCCGCGGGGCTGTCCTGGGCGCTGCTGGGTCTGGGCTTCGTTTGGGCGCTGTTCGATGCGGAGCATCGGGCGTTGCACGATCGTCTGGCGGGGACTTGGCTGATTCGCGAGCCCCACGAGGGGTGAGGCGGGCCGAGGGCTGACGGTGCCCGCGCGTTCGGTGCCCGCGCCTTGGGGCGGCCGGGGTTTGGGGCGCCGCTGTGCGCGCCGCTTCGCGGTCCCCTGCGCGGCTCGCCCGAGCGGGTCGCTCGCTTAACTCGCTCCGCTGACGCTTCGCTCGGACAAAACCTCGCTAAAAGCGCCGACGCGCGGCGTCGGCGCTTTTCCCCGCTCGGGCTGCGCTGCTCGGCGCGCCCAGAAAGGCGCCCCGAACCNNNNNNNNNNNNNNNNNNNNNCGGCTGTCGTGCCACCCCGCATGCGGAAGGCCGGGAATCCCCCAGCGCGGGTGCGCCGATCATGCGGCTTCGAACGCCCATCATGGCCGAGAGTTACGTTGACCACCCAGACAGACGGGCGGACCCCGGGCCGATCGGGAGGATGAGGGAACAACGGGTGATCGCCATCGAGCGCCTTGCGAGCATCGAGCAGGTCCCGGCGGCTGAGTGGGATGCCTGCGCCGGGGAACAGGACCCGTTCACGAGCTACGGCTACTTGGCCGCCCTGGAGCGCAGCGGTTCGGCCACCAC includes:
- a CDS encoding RDD family protein, whose amino-acid sequence is MSKTALDAPSRVLRGGRVFSAFGLRIGALLYDLLLVVSIIFLGSAVFLPVSGGEAPAPGTWLSVAYQVYLLALVYLFFVLFWTRGGRTLGMLAWRLRVVNAEGVPPTLGQASARFVAAGLSWALLGLGFVWALFDAEHRALHDRLAGTWLIREPHEG